In the Ochrobactrum sp. Marseille-Q0166 genome, one interval contains:
- a CDS encoding protease: protein MIRILFLLLGREIIQRHWRTLLAISILWIIGGSLIIIDALDGKTLIPTRIFGYFLLPEAALCLFAAIASQGTARRMRIVQGVALFGVSILIISSTPASNFALAVLFGLCFLIDGVVRIASAWVVRYPRWRVGLIGGIVEVMIAIATLQPWPTWYEGTVGVNVGAVFVLTGVGLLSIAFRIKRMEADASLTSILSRNPFNYRAAQLYRKRVARNSKTLTVHVWTPTGTAMTSLRRRAINRYIAAVDSNGVISTGHAALEMSPDLYISHYPAAEIDRNPDEFSRTLRATADNNVPGRFLPSYEYESNDWCLSTVQVQIKNIDATRLRRFWKHYRSNDTYNLTNRNCSSAVADALDAALEGVYREHRWPVFKALQAIVFPELWAAGLMRKRAESMAWTPGLVLDYARALSVLVDHSERPDNKQRFRLVKKYSPHKSKLTIR, encoded by the coding sequence GTGATACGCATATTGTTTCTTCTGCTTGGTCGGGAGATAATTCAACGGCACTGGAGAACTCTGCTCGCGATCTCAATTTTATGGATTATCGGCGGGTCTTTAATCATCATTGATGCACTCGATGGAAAAACTCTGATACCAACACGCATCTTTGGTTATTTTTTGCTTCCCGAAGCTGCACTCTGCCTCTTCGCGGCTATTGCCAGTCAGGGAACTGCCCGCCGAATGCGTATCGTTCAGGGCGTTGCTCTGTTTGGCGTCAGCATTTTGATCATTAGCTCTACCCCCGCAAGTAATTTTGCCCTCGCCGTTTTGTTCGGCCTTTGTTTTCTTATTGATGGCGTTGTGCGTATCGCGAGCGCCTGGGTTGTCCGCTATCCGCGCTGGCGCGTCGGTTTGATTGGTGGCATCGTTGAAGTCATGATTGCAATTGCAACCTTACAGCCATGGCCAACATGGTATGAAGGCACTGTAGGCGTCAATGTCGGTGCCGTATTTGTCCTAACTGGCGTGGGATTGCTGAGTATAGCATTTCGTATCAAGCGTATGGAGGCGGACGCCTCTTTGACAAGTATTTTAAGCCGAAACCCATTTAATTATCGTGCTGCACAACTATACCGCAAACGGGTTGCACGAAACAGTAAAACGCTCACCGTGCACGTTTGGACACCGACCGGTACGGCAATGACATCGCTCCGACGCAGAGCGATCAATCGCTATATAGCCGCTGTTGATAGCAATGGCGTAATCTCGACAGGCCACGCAGCGCTTGAAATGAGTCCCGACCTCTATATCAGCCATTATCCAGCAGCTGAAATCGACCGCAATCCAGATGAATTCAGCCGTACGCTACGCGCAACAGCAGACAATAATGTTCCCGGTCGCTTTTTACCAAGTTACGAATATGAATCCAATGATTGGTGCCTTTCCACAGTACAAGTGCAAATCAAGAACATCGATGCAACGCGCCTGCGCCGGTTTTGGAAACATTATCGTTCAAACGACACTTACAATCTGACAAACAGAAATTGCTCAAGTGCAGTCGCTGACGCTCTCGATGCCGCCCTCGAAGGAGTCTACCGCGAACATAGATGGCCAGTTTTTAAAGCTTTACAGGCAATTGTTTTCCCTGAGTTATGGGCAGCAGGGCTTATGCGCAAACGCGCAGAATCAATGGCTTGGACGCCTGGTTTGGTACTTGATTACGCCCGTGCCCTGTCAGTCCTGGTGGATCATTCAGAGCGCCCTGATAACAAGCAGCGCTTCCGTCTGGTTAAAAAATATTCGCCGCACAAGTCAAAACTCACAATTCGTTAA
- a CDS encoding ABC transporter substrate-binding protein, which yields MGQAIVRSSYQIAAIFLKLLFASLVIIAFQQKSVHAETKEANRIVSLGPDVTEIIFALGVGDKIVAVDRSSKYPAETATKTNVGYRRSLSPEGILTLDTDLIIASEDIGPPETTDVLNQSAVEILYIPVDNSRAGLVKKIKLIAKRLDLEKEGDALTQKVIDDFDAATAYASKISADKQKKVVFFHGLARLSGAGSDTAADAFIRYAGGINPLSIYSGYKPVSEEWLVKAEPDVVLMLSDGNGGPTREDVFSHKALQQTPAAKSQSLVVLEGPYMLGFGPRTAEAIRKLATALYE from the coding sequence ATGGGTCAGGCGATCGTGCGTTCTTCCTATCAAATTGCAGCCATCTTCCTAAAATTACTGTTCGCGTCGCTGGTCATTATCGCTTTTCAGCAGAAATCCGTTCACGCCGAAACCAAAGAGGCTAACCGCATTGTCTCGCTTGGTCCTGATGTCACGGAAATCATCTTCGCACTGGGCGTGGGCGATAAGATCGTTGCCGTTGATCGCAGCAGCAAATACCCTGCAGAGACTGCCACGAAAACCAATGTCGGCTATCGCCGGAGCCTGTCGCCCGAAGGCATTTTGACACTCGACACAGATCTCATCATTGCGTCCGAAGACATTGGCCCACCGGAAACGACCGATGTACTCAACCAGTCAGCAGTAGAGATCCTTTATATTCCCGTCGATAACAGTCGCGCAGGCTTGGTCAAAAAGATCAAACTCATTGCAAAACGCCTCGACCTCGAAAAAGAAGGGGATGCGCTGACGCAGAAAGTCATCGACGATTTTGATGCAGCCACGGCCTATGCCAGCAAGATATCGGCAGACAAGCAAAAGAAAGTGGTTTTCTTTCATGGCCTGGCACGTCTGAGCGGTGCGGGCAGTGATACGGCGGCCGATGCTTTCATCCGTTATGCAGGCGGGATCAATCCGCTGTCGATCTATTCCGGCTATAAGCCTGTATCGGAAGAATGGCTGGTCAAGGCTGAGCCAGATGTTGTTCTGATGCTGTCAGACGGAAATGGCGGACCAACCCGCGAAGATGTATTCTCGCACAAGGCCTTGCAGCAAACTCCAGCGGCAAAGAGCCAGTCGCTCGTCGTACTTGAGGGGCCATATATGCTGGGATTTGGTCCGCGTACCGCCGAGGCTATTCGAAAACTAGCCACTGCACTTTACGAGTAA
- a CDS encoding aldehyde dehydrogenase (NADP(+)), producing MAFTPKGKHLVAGEWLDGAGTFESSPASGPAHSFAVGTVDLVNRACEAAEDAFWSYGYSTRTERATFLRAIADEIEARIADIVVIGSQETGLPEARLQGETGRTTGQLRLFADHIEKGDYLDRRFDAALPDRQPAPRPEIRLVQRPIGPVAVFGASNFPMAFSTAGGDTAAALAAGCPVVVKGHSAHPGTGEIVAQAVEAAIAKTGVHPGVFSLIQGGRRDVGHALVQNPNIKAVGFTGSLAGGRALFDLCAARPEPIPFFGELGSVNPMFLLPEAMKARAETLGQGWAGSLTMGAGQFCTNPGIAVVLDGADADRFTEATVEGLKKVAPQTMLTDGIAQAYHEGKERFDTRNAVKPLYETESSGRQASPNLFETTGERFLSDHALGEEVFGPLGLVVRVGSVDEMEKLAHGFEGQLTATIHMDDGDIASAQKLLPVLERKAGRVLVNGFPTGVEVVDSMVHGGPYPASTNFGATSVGTMSIRRFLRPVSYQNFPKELLPEDFA from the coding sequence ATGGCGTTCACGCCCAAAGGAAAACACCTTGTTGCTGGCGAGTGGCTCGACGGAGCCGGCACTTTTGAATCTTCACCAGCAAGTGGGCCTGCACATTCGTTTGCAGTCGGTACAGTTGATCTGGTAAATCGCGCCTGCGAAGCGGCAGAAGACGCTTTCTGGTCTTACGGTTACTCGACGCGCACTGAACGTGCTACTTTTCTGCGTGCAATCGCTGATGAAATTGAAGCACGCATTGCTGATATCGTCGTGATTGGCTCGCAGGAAACCGGCTTGCCGGAAGCGCGTCTTCAGGGGGAAACCGGTCGCACCACCGGCCAGCTGCGCCTGTTTGCTGACCATATCGAAAAGGGCGACTATCTTGATCGCCGTTTTGATGCAGCACTTCCTGATCGTCAGCCAGCACCGCGTCCTGAAATTCGTCTGGTTCAGCGCCCAATCGGACCTGTGGCGGTTTTCGGTGCATCCAATTTCCCGATGGCCTTTTCCACTGCCGGTGGTGATACCGCGGCAGCGCTTGCTGCCGGTTGCCCTGTGGTCGTAAAGGGTCATTCTGCACATCCGGGAACAGGCGAAATCGTGGCACAAGCTGTTGAAGCTGCTATTGCCAAGACGGGCGTTCATCCCGGCGTGTTCTCGCTCATTCAGGGCGGTCGCCGCGATGTTGGTCATGCGCTTGTTCAGAATCCGAACATCAAGGCTGTTGGTTTCACCGGTTCACTAGCTGGTGGTCGTGCATTGTTCGACCTTTGCGCCGCACGTCCCGAGCCAATTCCATTCTTCGGCGAGCTTGGTTCGGTCAACCCGATGTTCCTGTTGCCAGAAGCCATGAAAGCGCGTGCCGAAACGCTCGGACAGGGCTGGGCCGGTTCGCTAACCATGGGCGCAGGTCAGTTTTGCACTAATCCCGGTATCGCCGTCGTTCTCGATGGTGCTGACGCTGACCGCTTCACTGAAGCGACTGTTGAAGGTCTCAAGAAGGTTGCTCCGCAGACCATGCTGACCGACGGTATTGCTCAAGCCTATCATGAAGGCAAAGAGCGCTTCGATACGCGAAATGCGGTGAAACCGCTTTATGAAACAGAGTCGTCAGGACGTCAGGCTTCGCCAAACCTGTTTGAAACAACCGGAGAGCGCTTCCTGTCCGATCATGCGCTTGGTGAAGAAGTGTTCGGTCCTCTCGGACTTGTTGTCCGTGTGGGTTCGGTCGACGAGATGGAAAAGCTCGCGCACGGCTTTGAAGGTCAGCTGACTGCGACCATTCATATGGATGATGGGGATATCGCCTCTGCACAGAAGCTACTTCCCGTGCTGGAACGCAAGGCTGGCCGAGTTCTTGTCAATGGCTTCCCAACCGGTGTTGAAGTGGTGGACTCAATGGTTCATGGCGGACCATATCCGGCATCCACCAACTTCGGTGCAACCAGCGTTGGCACCATGTCCATCCGTCGCTTCCTGCGCCCTGTTTCCTATCAGAATTTCCCGAAGGAACTTCTGCCGGAAGACTTCGCATAG
- a CDS encoding Ldh family oxidoreductase, protein MSETTILSIANLHDRVEAIFRKAGLNAIQAAAVARVIVAGERDHCKSHGIYRIEGALRTVKAGKVKADAIPEIVKDEASGIVRVNANFGFANPAFELGVPILAERARRLGIAALVINDCTHFSALWPEVEALTSEGLAALVMCPSYATVAPTGGNKPLLGTNPFAFGWPRKETSPYVFDFATSVAARGEIELHRRAGKQLPEGWALDAQGNPTTDPETALAGAMLPFGGHKGSAISTMVELLAAIMIGDLTSPEVLDFLGTTTLSPVHGELIIAFSPEAFAKGRPGDPFARAETFFEAIVGQGARLPSQRRFKARAESESEGVKLTKAEIDQLDLLLEKGLDAIS, encoded by the coding sequence ATGAGCGAGACTACCATCCTGAGCATTGCTAACCTTCACGACCGCGTAGAGGCGATTTTTCGTAAGGCAGGGTTGAACGCTATACAGGCTGCGGCTGTCGCTCGTGTGATTGTTGCGGGTGAACGCGATCACTGCAAATCTCACGGCATATACCGTATCGAGGGTGCGCTTCGCACAGTCAAGGCCGGTAAGGTCAAAGCAGACGCAATTCCTGAAATCGTGAAAGACGAAGCCTCCGGTATCGTGCGCGTCAATGCGAATTTCGGCTTTGCAAACCCGGCTTTCGAGCTGGGCGTGCCAATACTTGCCGAACGCGCGCGCAGACTCGGTATCGCAGCGCTTGTCATCAATGACTGCACCCATTTTTCGGCACTCTGGCCTGAAGTTGAAGCGCTGACGAGTGAAGGCCTCGCTGCACTCGTCATGTGCCCGAGCTATGCAACCGTAGCCCCGACCGGCGGCAACAAGCCGTTGCTCGGTACCAATCCTTTTGCCTTTGGCTGGCCACGCAAGGAAACATCGCCTTACGTCTTTGACTTCGCGACCTCTGTTGCGGCACGAGGCGAGATCGAACTGCATCGTCGCGCTGGCAAACAATTGCCGGAGGGCTGGGCGCTGGATGCACAAGGCAACCCAACGACTGACCCGGAAACAGCGCTTGCGGGTGCAATGCTTCCTTTTGGCGGACATAAGGGGTCCGCGATCAGCACGATGGTTGAACTGCTCGCCGCCATCATGATCGGCGACCTGACCAGCCCCGAAGTGCTTGATTTCCTTGGCACGACGACATTATCGCCAGTGCACGGTGAGCTCATAATCGCATTCTCACCGGAAGCCTTTGCCAAAGGCCGCCCCGGCGATCCATTTGCTCGTGCAGAGACGTTCTTTGAAGCCATCGTCGGACAGGGCGCGCGGCTGCCATCACAACGCCGCTTCAAGGCACGTGCGGAATCTGAAAGCGAAGGCGTCAAGCTTACCAAAGCGGAAATCGACCAGCTCGATTTGCTGCTGGAAAAAGGTTTGGATGCGATCTCCTAA
- a CDS encoding dihydrodipicolinate synthase family protein, with translation MAANIFSGVIPALMTPCKDDRTPDYDALVRKGKELIAAGMSAVVYCGSMGDWPLLTDEQRMEGVARLAAAGIPVIVGTGAVNTAVAAAHAAHAQKVGAKGLMVIPRVLSRGSVITAQKAHFKAILSAAPDLPAVIYNSPYYGFATRADLFFALRAEHPNLVGFKEFGGPADMRYAAENITSRDDDVTLMIGVDTAVFHGFVNCGATGAITGIGNVLPKEVIQLCKLSQAAASGDADARQRALELEQALAVLSSFDEGPDLVLYFKHMMVLKGDKEYTLHFNETDTLSESQRGYVEAQFKLFNSWYAEWSKLPGAVQKYAA, from the coding sequence ATGGCTGCCAATATTTTTTCCGGCGTGATTCCGGCTCTGATGACCCCATGCAAGGATGATCGCACACCCGATTATGATGCGCTGGTACGCAAGGGTAAGGAACTGATCGCCGCCGGTATGTCGGCTGTCGTTTATTGTGGTTCGATGGGTGACTGGCCGCTCCTCACCGACGAACAGCGTATGGAAGGCGTTGCTCGCCTGGCTGCCGCGGGCATTCCTGTCATTGTTGGAACCGGCGCTGTGAACACAGCCGTCGCCGCGGCGCATGCAGCACACGCACAGAAGGTTGGCGCCAAGGGCCTTATGGTTATCCCGCGCGTTTTGTCGCGCGGTTCGGTGATTACAGCGCAGAAGGCACATTTCAAGGCCATCCTGTCGGCTGCACCTGATCTGCCAGCCGTCATCTACAATAGCCCTTATTATGGCTTTGCCACCCGTGCGGATCTGTTCTTCGCATTGCGCGCAGAGCATCCAAATCTCGTTGGCTTCAAGGAATTTGGCGGCCCTGCTGACATGCGTTATGCAGCCGAAAACATCACCAGCCGCGATGATGATGTCACGCTGATGATTGGTGTTGATACGGCTGTGTTCCACGGATTTGTGAACTGTGGTGCAACCGGTGCTATCACCGGCATCGGCAATGTTCTGCCGAAGGAAGTCATTCAGCTTTGCAAGCTGTCGCAAGCTGCCGCGAGCGGCGATGCCGATGCACGCCAGCGTGCGCTTGAACTCGAACAGGCGCTTGCTGTGCTTTCCTCGTTCGATGAAGGTCCAGACCTGGTGCTCTATTTCAAGCACATGATGGTTCTGAAGGGCGACAAAGAATACACGCTGCACTTTAACGAAACAGATACTCTTTCCGAAAGTCAGCGCGGCTATGTCGAAGCGCAGTTCAAACTGTTCAACAGTTGGTACGCCGAGTGGAGCAAGCTTCCGGGTGCTGTCCAGAAATACGCTGCTTGA
- a CDS encoding GntR family transcriptional regulator, with translation MTESDNNAIPERRRGSGGKMVYDLLRDEILDLVLPPGSPIDEVQLAERFKMSRTPIREALVRLAGEGLIDTLPNRSTMVSNIDFLNMHTYFDALTLMYRVTTQLAAKNYRQEDLDIIALHQAEFTKAVEAQDALLMIATNASLHLAIAEAGRNPYFTNLFKRLLDEGRRILRLYYQSYNDQLPRRFVEEHEEMIAAIAARDMKLAEQLAHEHAEQIVRQVQKLVMRADRLEISL, from the coding sequence ATGACGGAAAGCGATAATAACGCCATCCCCGAGCGCCGGCGTGGTTCTGGTGGCAAAATGGTCTATGATCTGCTGCGGGATGAAATTCTCGATCTGGTGTTGCCCCCTGGTAGCCCGATCGACGAAGTGCAGCTTGCAGAGCGGTTCAAAATGTCCCGTACGCCAATCCGAGAGGCTTTGGTGCGGCTGGCAGGCGAGGGGTTGATCGACACTTTGCCAAATCGCTCGACCATGGTGTCGAATATTGATTTCCTGAACATGCATACCTATTTCGACGCGCTGACCTTGATGTATCGCGTCACAACCCAGCTTGCGGCTAAAAACTATCGACAGGAAGACCTGGATATCATCGCATTGCATCAGGCAGAGTTCACCAAGGCTGTGGAAGCGCAGGACGCGCTTTTAATGATTGCAACCAACGCATCACTTCATCTTGCAATCGCAGAAGCGGGGCGTAATCCCTATTTCACAAACCTCTTCAAGCGCCTGTTGGATGAGGGTCGGCGTATTTTGCGGCTCTATTATCAGTCCTACAATGATCAGTTGCCCCGCCGTTTCGTGGAGGAGCATGAAGAAATGATCGCTGCAATCGCAGCACGGGACATGAAATTGGCCGAGCAGCTTGCCCATGAACATGCAGAGCAGATCGTACGTCAGGTTCAGAAACTGGTGATGCGGGCTGATCGTCTGGAAATAAGTTTGTAA
- a CDS encoding Xaa-Pro peptidase family protein, with protein MSLKTQHPSISNEERLERINVVRSRLSEKNIGALLLGSTESLLYYTGLVWHLSERLLGAVITQSEIVYVVPGFEQSRVESLPHLAGEIRIWQEEQNSAALVASLLKAGETLAVDDAVPLFVYNSLRREIGADRLVDAGPIIREQRIVKSQNEIDIIKYAMGLTLEVHRRAHQFIRPGIAASDVVRFIDEQHRELGAAGGSTFCIVSFGEATSLPHGADGEQVYKNGDVILVDTGCRIDGYHSDLTRTYMLDEPTADFERIWTIERQAQQAVFDAAKIGAACSSLDDAARAVLIKHGLGPDYQLPGLPHRAGHGLGLEIHEAPYIVRGNPLPLQAGMCFSNEPMIVVPGQFGVRLEDHIYMSAEGAHWFTPPAKGPTEPFA; from the coding sequence ATGTCTCTCAAAACCCAACATCCAAGCATTTCCAATGAGGAGCGGTTGGAGCGCATTAACGTAGTGCGCAGTCGTTTGAGCGAAAAAAACATTGGTGCCTTGCTGCTTGGATCGACCGAGAGCCTGCTTTATTACACTGGACTTGTCTGGCATTTGAGCGAGCGTCTGCTTGGTGCGGTCATTACGCAAAGCGAGATAGTCTATGTTGTTCCGGGTTTTGAGCAGAGCCGTGTGGAGAGCCTCCCGCATTTGGCTGGCGAAATCCGCATTTGGCAGGAAGAGCAAAACAGTGCGGCTCTCGTTGCCTCATTGCTGAAAGCCGGTGAAACGCTTGCCGTTGACGATGCTGTGCCACTCTTCGTCTACAATTCCCTGCGCCGCGAGATTGGTGCTGATCGACTTGTTGATGCCGGTCCAATCATTCGTGAACAGCGTATCGTCAAATCGCAGAACGAAATCGATATCATTAAATATGCCATGGGGCTGACGCTGGAAGTGCATCGCCGCGCGCATCAGTTCATTCGTCCGGGCATAGCAGCCTCCGATGTCGTGCGCTTTATCGATGAGCAGCATCGTGAGCTGGGCGCTGCTGGCGGCTCGACGTTCTGTATCGTGTCCTTTGGCGAAGCAACCTCGCTGCCACATGGCGCGGATGGCGAACAGGTCTATAAAAATGGCGATGTTATTTTGGTGGACACGGGTTGCCGGATCGATGGTTATCATTCCGATCTGACCCGCACCTATATGCTGGATGAGCCGACAGCCGATTTTGAGCGCATCTGGACGATTGAACGGCAGGCGCAGCAAGCTGTGTTCGATGCTGCAAAGATTGGTGCTGCCTGTTCCAGCCTTGATGATGCCGCCCGCGCAGTGCTTATCAAGCATGGGTTAGGGCCAGATTATCAGCTTCCCGGTCTTCCGCATCGTGCGGGCCACGGTCTGGGGCTGGAAATCCACGAAGCACCATATATTGTTCGCGGCAATCCGTTGCCGCTCCAAGCGGGTATGTGTTTCTCGAATGAGCCGATGATTGTCGTGCCGGGACAGTTTGGCGTACGTCTGGAAGACCATATCTATATGAGTGCTGAAGGCGCGCATTGGTTTACGCCGCCTGCCAAGGGGCCAACAGAGCCATTTGCCTGA
- a CDS encoding ABC transporter permease subunit, with protein MSAKTATAANPLGLVAVIGLAIVVAVPFIFIVLQAIFPQIGQGVFSAPFVHLPALFEDPKLLRMTGNTILLGVSVVVLSAIIAVPLAVFRALYKVPLATPGLAASLLLVFASAIEEYDTPAALGSRSGFDVLVTEIDLRISDWPIDLSGAAVFSLALVLLSLAAFMLQRWILTRRSYVTTGGKPQNKDKRDLGAFKVPVVILFGGAFAATGVPLLAILATAMSKTVSGGLTLSNLGFDNFADIADNSAGAMRAFTNTLSLGVASALLTGLLVAIAAYAVVKMRCRGRFWFDVLTVLPNSLPGVVVAVGLILAWNQPSLLISPYNTPLILLLAYCCILLPQSIRYATAAFHQIGDNLEAAARVCVASSFRTFRRIILPLIAPSLITQMLLVFAVATRELVASTLVAPVGMQTISIFIWRQFEQGSIGLGMAMAFIAILLTTLPPLLLMGLLKRTGLVKV; from the coding sequence ATGAGTGCTAAGACCGCTACCGCTGCAAATCCGCTTGGGCTTGTGGCCGTCATCGGCCTTGCCATTGTCGTCGCGGTTCCGTTTATTTTCATTGTTTTGCAGGCCATTTTTCCGCAGATCGGGCAGGGCGTGTTCAGCGCGCCTTTTGTGCATTTGCCTGCATTGTTTGAAGATCCAAAGCTCCTGCGCATGACCGGAAACACCATTTTGCTCGGTGTCAGCGTCGTCGTGCTGTCGGCTATCATCGCAGTGCCGCTCGCCGTGTTCCGGGCGCTTTATAAAGTGCCGTTGGCGACGCCGGGACTTGCAGCAAGCCTGCTACTCGTATTCGCTTCGGCAATCGAGGAATATGACACACCAGCAGCGCTTGGAAGTCGTTCGGGCTTCGACGTGCTGGTAACGGAAATCGACCTGCGCATATCTGACTGGCCTATTGACCTTTCCGGTGCTGCTGTCTTCTCACTGGCACTTGTTTTGTTGTCGCTTGCGGCTTTCATGCTTCAGCGCTGGATTTTGACGCGCCGTTCTTATGTGACGACTGGCGGTAAACCGCAGAACAAGGACAAGCGCGATCTCGGCGCGTTCAAGGTTCCTGTCGTCATCCTGTTTGGGGGGGCATTTGCCGCAACCGGAGTGCCGCTCCTTGCCATTCTCGCTACCGCCATGTCGAAGACCGTTTCCGGCGGGTTGACGCTGTCCAATCTCGGTTTTGATAATTTTGCAGATATCGCTGATAACAGCGCGGGCGCTATGCGAGCGTTTACCAACACTCTTTCATTGGGTGTAGCAAGTGCGCTTCTGACAGGTTTGCTGGTGGCTATCGCTGCCTATGCAGTTGTGAAAATGCGTTGCCGTGGGCGTTTCTGGTTCGATGTTCTAACAGTGTTGCCAAATTCGCTTCCCGGTGTTGTGGTGGCCGTCGGTCTTATCCTTGCGTGGAACCAGCCATCACTGCTCATTTCACCTTACAATACGCCGCTCATTCTGTTGCTTGCCTATTGCTGTATCCTGCTGCCGCAGTCGATCCGTTATGCGACAGCGGCGTTTCATCAGATTGGTGATAATCTCGAAGCCGCTGCGCGTGTCTGTGTAGCAAGCAGTTTTAGGACCTTCCGCCGCATCATACTACCACTTATTGCGCCAAGCCTGATTACTCAAATGCTGCTGGTCTTTGCAGTGGCTACGCGTGAGCTGGTCGCTTCTACACTGGTGGCGCCTGTCGGTATGCAGACTATTTCCATCTTTATCTGGCGTCAGTTTGAACAGGGATCAATTGGGCTTGGCATGGCCATGGCGTTCATTGCAATTTTGCTGACAACGCTGCCCCCGCTGTTGTTGATGGGCCTGCTCAAGCGAACTGGGTTAGTGAAAGTGTAA